A genome region from Lutra lutra chromosome 11, mLutLut1.2, whole genome shotgun sequence includes the following:
- the YAE1 gene encoding protein YAE1 homolog isoform X1, with product MMLPAPSRPVVASVMSWVQRAHLVGGPGEEGDVFDEEADESLLVQREWRSHMQRRVKEGYRDGIDAGKAVTLQQGFNQGYKEGAEIIINYGQLRGTLSALLSWCHLHDNGSALISKINNLLDAVGQCEDYVLKHLKSITSPPHVVDLLDSIEDMDLCHVAPAEKKMDEATDERLCENNAELHKNCSKSLSEAGCSSLECCGMQDCEHSENPSLTWILEQTAGLVKQLGMSLDILQHLKQL from the exons ATGATGCTTCCGGCGCCCAGCCGCCCTGTGGTTGCCTCGGTGATGTCGTGGGTTCAAAGGGCTCACTTGGTCGGGGGTCCCGGAGAGGAGGGGGACGTGTTTGACGAGGAAGCGGACGAGTCGCTCCTGGTGCAGCGGGAATGGCGGAGCCACATGCAGAGACGAGTCAAA GAAGGCTATAGAGATGGAATAGATGCCGGCAAAGCAGTTACTCTTCAACAAGGCTTCAACCAAGGTTACAAGGAAGGTGCCGAAATCATTATAAACTATGGACAACTCCGAGGAACGTtgag tGCCTTGCTCTCCTGGTGTCACCTTCATGATAATGGTTCGGCTCTgatcagtaaaataaataatcttctgGATGCAGTTGGCCAGTGTGAAGATTATGTGCTCAAACATCTAAAATCAATCACTTCCCCGCCCCACGTTGTAGATTTATTGGACTCTATTGAGGATATGGACCTTTGTCACGTAGCTCCAGCCGAGAAAAAGATGGATGAAGCTACTGATGAAAGACTCTGTGAAAATAACGCTGAGCTTCACAAAAACTGCAGCAAGAGCCTTAGTGAGGCAGGTTGTTCCTCTTTAGAATGTTGTGGAATGCAGGACTGTGAACATTCTGAAAACCCAAGCCTCACTTGGATTTTAGAACAGACAGCCGGTTTAGTAAAACAGCTGGGAATGTCACTCGACATATTACAGCACCTCAAACAACTATAA
- the YAE1 gene encoding protein YAE1 homolog isoform X2, which translates to MAEPHAETSQSKAARREGYRDGIDAGKAVTLQQGFNQGYKEGAEIIINYGQLRGTLSALLSWCHLHDNGSALISKINNLLDAVGQCEDYVLKHLKSITSPPHVVDLLDSIEDMDLCHVAPAEKKMDEATDERLCENNAELHKNCSKSLSEAGCSSLECCGMQDCEHSENPSLTWILEQTAGLVKQLGMSLDILQHLKQL; encoded by the exons ATGGCGGAGCCACATGCAGAGACGAGTCAAAGTAAAGCTGCGCGGCGG GAAGGCTATAGAGATGGAATAGATGCCGGCAAAGCAGTTACTCTTCAACAAGGCTTCAACCAAGGTTACAAGGAAGGTGCCGAAATCATTATAAACTATGGACAACTCCGAGGAACGTtgag tGCCTTGCTCTCCTGGTGTCACCTTCATGATAATGGTTCGGCTCTgatcagtaaaataaataatcttctgGATGCAGTTGGCCAGTGTGAAGATTATGTGCTCAAACATCTAAAATCAATCACTTCCCCGCCCCACGTTGTAGATTTATTGGACTCTATTGAGGATATGGACCTTTGTCACGTAGCTCCAGCCGAGAAAAAGATGGATGAAGCTACTGATGAAAGACTCTGTGAAAATAACGCTGAGCTTCACAAAAACTGCAGCAAGAGCCTTAGTGAGGCAGGTTGTTCCTCTTTAGAATGTTGTGGAATGCAGGACTGTGAACATTCTGAAAACCCAAGCCTCACTTGGATTTTAGAACAGACAGCCGGTTTAGTAAAACAGCTGGGAATGTCACTCGACATATTACAGCACCTCAAACAACTATAA